ttacaTAAAGTCAGCTCTTGGGCAGGTTTGGAACTCACAGAGGGATGGAGTTACACTGTTTGAAACAATACAGCTGTAGATTTCAGAGCtaccttccctttcttcctgcaATATTCCtgacaaattgttttgcaaGGTGTTAAGATATGTTAATGTTTAGATTAGTAGTAACTACCTTTTAACTATGTGGCTGAAAAGACCATAGCATAAAGGAGCTTCTATGCATAATCACAACTAAAGAAATCCACATTCACATCTATCTTTCTAATACTAATTATGGCAGCTATGAAAGCTATTGAATGACGCAAATGCCTAATACCGTTAAGATTTTTACTTAAGCAGCAACTGCGCATTTATGCTTTTCCTCTACAAAATAATCCTAAAGAATAAAACTGGTCTGAAAAGTCgtctttcccctctctcctctttgtGGTTTTCTCACAGAGCTGCCTCAGACACTCATTTGACAATTCTCTCCTTACAGCCGGCACCTCACCTTTCTTTCAAGATCTTTTCAGTGTTACTTTTCTGGTTGGTTCAACAACACTGAACTGAACATGCCTGGGTTTATTGTTACCAGCACACActtaaagtgtttttaaaaagaagctgtCGGTGAACTAAACAGAAATGATTCCAGCAGTCATGTGTTTGGATGAAAAGCGTGGTTGTACCTAGAATAGGGATTCTCTTCCCGGCATGGAAGGACGCATTGAAAGGAGGTCAATCTGCATGTGCAAACATCAGCTGCTGTAGCTCTTCGGTGGCAACAGGGGACAAACAGACCATTGCAAAATACAGACCTAGCACCGCTAATCGGGAAGGGGAAAGTATCTCCCAACCAAAAATGGCAGTAAAAGCCAAACAACCGGCGCTGGGAGCGGGGCAGGCGCTGCCACAGCacgggcaggaggagggggctgctgtGAGAGCAGcgtcctgctgcctcctgccaccCATCGTCTCGGGGCCCGCGCCCGGAGGTGGCCCCGCGGCGGCAGGGACCGGGGGGCTCCCCCCGCAGCCCACCCTCCCGGGAGGCCGTCCTGAGGCCGCGGCACCTCGAAGGCCACGCCTCGGAGAGCCTTGCGAGACCAAACCTGCCCCTCCTCGTACCGACCCCGCGGTACCCCGCTCCCCTCGGTCCGCCTTCCCTtcgcctcctgccctcccccggcccgcccggctccccgcgggccGCGGGCCCGACCCCTCCCGCCGGCGAAGGCCGTGAGGGGCGGTGCGGGCCCGACCGCCCCGGCAGGCGGGGCACAGCACGGCCCCGCCCTTCCGCTCTCTTCCCCGCCCTCCTTGCGGCCACGGTGATTGGCGTTTACGCCGACCAATCAGATAGGACGCTGCCGCTATTTGCCAGGCCCAAAAGGCTAGAGTGGCAGCGCGGCCGGCCAATAGAGGGTCGCCGTGCCCGCGTTCGTTGTCATCGGCggcggggaaggggcggggcgcAGAGTCGCGGCGGTGGCCGCGGGTGCAACAAGATGGCGGTGGCGGGCAAAGGCGCGGTGTCCGCGGCGGTGAAGCCGATCTTCAGCCGGGACCTGGGCGAGGCGAAGCGACGCGTGAGGGAGCTGTACCGGGCCTGGTACCGCGAGGTGCCCAACACGGGTGAGCGGCGCGGAGCcggccgcgcatgcgcgggggGGAGCGCGAGCTCAAGGTCGTAACGGCCACCCCGTAGCCGTTACAGGGCCCATCGAGGGGTGCCGGTCACCCGCGGGTGTGCGGGGCCCTGCCCCGCCTTCCGCCGCGGCCCTTTCCCCGCCAGGGCCCGCTGCGTGTGGGGCTGGCGAGCGCGGTTGTTGGGGGCCTTACAGGGGCTGCGGACTCTGGGCCGCTCCCCAGCGCGGCGCCGGCCGGGCGCAGCCTTTTTGCCTTGtcctccctgccccgctgcctccccggGAGGGGGAGCCCCGGTCTCCTCATGCCTTACTTGCCCACTTGGTTTTCCTGActaagcagaagagaaatgtcGCTTTCATTTTCCAGAGCAGGGATGCGTGGCCTGTGTCCTTAAAATTGGCCCTGGGACTCCTACCGTGACGGCATtggtttatttgctttaaatttgtTGTATTCAGTGAAGCTGGCAGACATTGCAAGAACAAATGACAGTGTAGCGTGTTGTAGGGTTGAGTTGCACATTgtcagtggaaaaaatgaaaagcaatataGGTGACCTCTGTGGGTGTTCTGTTTTTCCTAGTACACCTCTACCAGCTGGACATCACGGTGAAACAGGGGCGTAACAAGGTGCGGGAGATGTTCATGAAGAATGCCCACATTACAGATCCACGGGTGATAGACATGCTGGTTATTAAGGTACAAACAAGTTATTCCTGTTTCATTGAACCTGCACAGAATGTAAGAATGGATAACTGGTGGTGAGAGGGACGGTTTTATCCCAGCTTGCGCTGTGGAGGAGTTGTCTCTTGCAATCCAGGTTGCAACAAACCTGTTGATAAGGGATCAAGCTGCTTTAGCATGCAGAGGAATAGGATCCTAACTCACCTAAGTCAAGAGTTGCTAGAATACGGATTTCTGTGACTCAGTGTACTGGCTCTTCCAGTTTGCAGACGTCCAAAAGAGGAAGTGCATGGCAAGCAAAACAGTAGTTTAAATAgtatggtttggggttttttttagaaaacagtgGCAatcaaagaaagaggaaaaagatgcTGCTACCTAGGTTACCATTAAAAATTACCATTCTGCTCCCTACACTACTTCTTAGATTGGGATGTGGTTTTCTTCACCGATTCTGAAACATAGAGTGGCAGTACTTGGCGGGAGGCTGGCTTTGGGTGGCAAAACGCCTCGAGTCTGTAACACATCTGGCTCTGTCTTAGGCCTGAGAGAGCTGTGTAGTGCAAAGCAATAACCAACATGCCAAGAGTAGGGCAAGACTTCAGAATGGGTCTAAGCAACAATAACTGACCTCTGCAGTTCTAATGCATTAGAAAGCTTCCAACCAAGGACATGCTAACCTGTTGTATTTCTTGCATTTCAAGACAGCTAGTCTGCCTTtacatgatgaaaaaaatatggaaacagAATCCTATGTCATACAGTAGGTGACAGTTCCAGGCACTCTCAttctgccctgtgctgccatCCTCTGAAGCCAGTACAGTAATTCATAGACTGGAGCCATGGAGAAGTTATGTTTAATATCTCTGTGGTAGTGATACTGGTGCAAAGCACTTAGCAGCAATTTTACTTAGTTTTACAGCGAACTTGCTGctattcaaaaaaattaaatagaggTGCATGAAAGTTAGGAATGCTATGTAGACTTTTGTGGGGGAGCCGGTCATGAGAGAGACAAGCCAGGCTGTAAGAAGGGGGCAAGGTCCCTTGCCTATCTCACAGGGCTGGGAAGCTGTGCTGTAGAGACTAGTGACTTGTTAAAACAGGACATGAAACAGTAAATTCACAAGGCAGGaacagtatatatatatttgtgtcaCAGTATAGGTGATGCAAGCAGTCTTTAGGAGTACAGAAGTGTTGATGTAGCTATCTTAAGGGTGTTTCTAAGTGCATTCAAATAACGTTCATAGTGCTGTATTGTTAGAATCAGGCCCTAACTGAGAACTAGTCTAAAATTCTTTTGTCTGTGCACAGGGAAAAATGGATCTTCAAGAAACCATTCAGGTATGGAAGCAGAGGACTCACATCATGAGGTATTTCCATGAGACGGAAACCCCACGACCTAAAGACTTTCTGTCCAAATTCTATGCGGGCCACGA
Above is a genomic segment from Nyctibius grandis isolate bNycGra1 chromosome 5, bNycGra1.pri, whole genome shotgun sequence containing:
- the NDUFA6 gene encoding NADH dehydrogenase [ubiquinone] 1 alpha subcomplex subunit 6, with translation MAVAGKGAVSAAVKPIFSRDLGEAKRRVRELYRAWYREVPNTVHLYQLDITVKQGRNKVREMFMKNAHITDPRVIDMLVIKGKMDLQETIQVWKQRTHIMRYFHETETPRPKDFLSKFYAGHDP